The nucleotide sequence AGAGCGTGAAAATCATTGAACATTTCTACACCACGGGGTTCTACCAGAAAGCCATGTTTTTTGAAGACCACCAGCTCCTGAGCATATATTACAGGATTGAACCGGAAGATAAGGTACAATTCAGGATTTCAGAAAGGCCATTTGATTTTCCGGAAAAAACCGGGGGAAGTATCTCTTTCAGGTGGAAGAATATCAATAAGCTTAACCCTGACGAACTCACATTCCCGGTTGACAGGCATGTTGCCGGATTACTGAAAAAAGAGTATCTGCGGAACAATTTTTGATTTATACATGTTGACCATCATGGATTGCCCCCATGCACGGCCTTTATATTTTCAAAAAGCTCCCCGATACCTTTTACCAAAGCTTCCCATGAAAACTTTTTCTTCTCACTCCTTATATTGGCTGTGAACTCAGCCGCGCGATCGTTATCAAAAAAATCGGCTATTGCAGCGGCGATCTCTTCAGGGTCTTTTTCACAAACATATCCGACGTGCCCGTGTCTTACAACCTCCTTTAGTCCTCCTACATTGGTAACAAGCATGGGCCTCTCAAAATTGTAGGCGATCTGGGTTACGCCACTCTGTGTTGCAGAGAGGTATGGAAGAACTACAAGGTCGGCAGCTGCAAAATACCATGCTACCTCCTCCTTGGGCACAAAACTGTTTGTAAACATGATCTTCTTTTCAAGACCCAGTTCCTCAACCATATCCAGGTACCTGGTTTCATTTTCATAGAATTCGCCTGCAACCAGAAGCCGGAGATTCAGATGGTCAATCCGGCGGTTAGCAAAAGTTTTCAGTAAGAGGCAGAGACCTTTATAGTTCCTTATAATACCAAAAAACAGCAGGTAATTAAGATCGGTATCAAGTCCCAGACAGTGACAGGCAAATTCCCTGGATACCGGCTCACCGAAAATATCGTATATGGGGTGAAATACCTGCTTCACAGGCTTTCTGACACCCAGTTTATCAAGGTCACCCGATACTGTTGATGACATGGTAATGAAACCATCACATGCTTCAAGAAAATACCTGTTTAATATCCTGGCTGCAGGCATACCTTCATGAGGCTCCACATTGTGCAGTAACCCGATAACCGGCACTCCGGTCTTCCTTTTTATTCGTCTTATTATCCTACCCAGGGCAGGCGCAAAAAATGGCATCCAGTAATGTACGATTACAAGGTCGGGTGACATACCTGCTATCTGACCGGATGAATATCTCCAGCTGAACGGATTAACTGAGTTTATTAAATTCCTGGAACGGGCACCGGTAAACGGGGCTCCCTTTTCATACTGTGACCTGCCCGGAAACAATACACCAGGGTACTGCAGCGAATAATTGATTATATGTGGCTCATGGTCCCTGTCCAGAGCCGCATATAACGAATCGTTGAAATTGGCAATCCCGCCGCGGTAGGGAGAAGCAGGTCCGATAAGAAGTATCTTCAAGATCTATAAATTTATCCTGTTTTCAATTTCATATGAATTCCTTAAAGGTGAATTCCTGGTGATCATCTCACCTATAAAGCCGGCAAGAAAGAGCTGTGTGCCAAGTATCATGGCAGTAAGGGAAAGGTAAAAATAGGGGCTGTCTGTCAGAAGAGCCATCCGGATACCCCTGCTCAGCTGGAAAAGCTTCATACTGCCAAGGTAGACAGCTGCAATAAGGCCAACCAGGAACATCAATGTGCCAAGTGCACCGAAGAGATGCATAGGCCTTTTTCCAAACCTTGAAACAAACGACAGTGACATAAGGTCAAGGAATCCCTTAATGAACCTTCCCATACCAAATTTTGTGCTCCCGTATTTCCTGCTGTGATGCCTTACTACCTTTTCACCTATATTGGCAAATCCGGCATCTCTGACAAGCATGGGAATATAACGGTGCATTTCACCGTATACTTCGATATTCTTAATAACCTCCCTGCGATATGCCTTTAGTCCGCAATTAAAGTCGTGCAGCTTAATGCCGGTAACAAGCCTTGCGGTATAGTTGAAAAACCTGCTGGGTATCCTTTTGCCGGGAGGATCGTATCTTTTCTTTTTCCATCCTGAAACCATATCATACCCATCATCCATTATCATACGGTACAGCTCAGGTATCTCGTCAGGATCATCCTGCATATCGGCATCCATGGACACAACAACATTACCGCCTGAGATATCGAAGCCAGTGTATAATGCAGCAGATTTTCCATAATTGCGCCTGAAACGCACAGCCTTTATCTCCTGGCTCTTAACTGAAAGATCGTCGATTACACTCCAGGAACCGTCATCACTCCCGTCATCCACCAGGATGATCTCAAATGAGAGCGAATTATCCCTCATCACCCTCTTTATCCATTCCACCAGTTCAGGAAGCGACTCCTCCTCATTATACAGAGGTATTACAACAGAAACATCCATACAAGTATATTAGTATATGCTAGACAGCATCAGATTCAAAGGGATCTCCTTCCTTCTTGAGGAATATCGATGTTATGAGTGAAAACAGAAATCCAAAAAAAGCACTGCCAAAAATACCAAATACAGCCATCATTACAGGATTGGTAAACCTCTTTGCCATATCCATGGTCATCTCTATCTGGCTGTCTGACATTCCGGCTTCATAATAAGCTTCTTCCATCATCAGGTACATCTTATCCATCAGCCCGGGATCAATGACCTTATAAAGCAGGTAGGTAAAAAATGCTGATATTACTCCTGCAAAGACCGTAGTAAGCGTACCGACACCCAGGGCGCGCCCGTAAGATATGAAACCACCCAGCTCCTGATCCCTGTAAGTTTTTGTGGCCAGCACAATACCCGTGATCATTATGACATAGCTGACAAGTCCGAGTGCGGTATTATCTGTCAGATCAAGCATCCATAAAAGCAGACTGTAAATGATAAGTGCCAGTCCGAGCATGGCTCCATAGTTCATGGTGCTTTTCAGCAGTGATTTCTCTTTAGTCTCTTCCATAATTAATAGTTTGATTAATATTCCGGATTGCCAATTGAGAAAAGATACGATAATCTATGGACACCGGGCTTTATATGCTTACCTGAATTTCAAATTTCCAATGGATTCACAGCAAATATATCAGTTTTTCATTTATTGATGTGAGTAAAATTGTAAAAAAACTGTTGTTTTAGTATCTTTGTACCGGGTAAGTCTTATACGGCCAGCTCCCGTTGAACTCCCCCAGGTCCGGAAGGAAGCAAGGGTAGACGGTTGTAGCGGTGCGATATAAGTAGCTTACCCACTTTTTATAGTACAACTTTAAACTATAATTGTGTAAGTTTACACCCAAACCAATAAAGCATAGAGCTATGAAGTTTTTTCTCGATACAGCCAATCTTGAGCAGATCAAAACAGCCCAGGAAATGGGCATAATTGACGGAGTGACAACAAACCCCTCTTTAATGGCAAAAGAGGGTATAACAGGTCAGAAGAACATACTCGATCACTATATCAGCATCTGCGAAATAGTTGACGGAGATGTTAGCGCCGAAGTCATATCAACCGAATTTGAAGGCATGATAGCCGAAGGAGATAAACTTGCCTCCCTGCATGAACAGATCGTGGTTAAGATACCTGTAATTCCTGACGGAATAAAAGCGATCAAACACCTTACCAAACAAAAGATCAGGACCAACTGCACTCTCATTTTCAATGCCGGGCAGGCACTGCTGGCAGCCAAGGCAGGAGCATCATATGTCTCTCCTTTCATAGGAAGGCTTGATGATATAGGACAGGACGGAATGGATCTGATCTATCAGATCGTTCATATATTTGATATTTACGGTATCGAAACAGAGATAATAGCTGCCTCGATCAGGAACACAAATCATATACTCAGGTGCATGGAAGCCGGCGCCGATGTTGCCACATGCCCCCTGAGTGCCATAACCGGGCTGCTGAACCACCCGCTGACGGATGCCGGACTGGAAAAATTCCTTGCCGACCACAGGAAGCTTAACAAATAGAAACCTGCATCATGAGCATGCTGCTGAAGATCCATCCTGCAAATCCAAGTGCCAGATCGGTAGAAAAGGTTGTTCGCATACTTGAGGAGGGGGGACTTATAATTTATCCCACCGATACGGTTTACGGACTGGGTTGTGACATCTACAACACGAAGGCTGTGGAAAAGGTGGCAAGAATAAAGGAGCTGAAACTGAAGCACGCCGACTTCTCTTTTATATGCCATGATTTTTCACACCTGTCTGAATACACAAAACCGATAGCCGGTTCTTACTTCAAGATGCTCCGCAAAAACCTGCCGGGTCCGTTTACATTCATCCTTCCTGCCAGCAGCAACGTGCCAAAGCTGTTTAAGAACAAAAAAAAGACCGTCGGAATAAGAATCCCTGACAACAACATCATACTTGAGATTGTCAGGCAGTTCGGAAGGCCGATACTGACCACCTCTATTCACGATGACGACGAGGTCCTTGAATACACCACCGACCCCGAGCTGATCCATGAAAAGTTCAAGCTGCTCGTTGATGTTGTGATTGATGGTGGATTCGGCAATAACATTCCTTCGACAGTGGTCGACTGCACAGGCGATGACCCCCTGATAGTACGCCAGGGACGCGGTGAACTGAAACTTTAATACTTTCAGAGTGATCAGATACCCTCGGAAGGATAAACCATGAAAGCTCCTGCAACTGTTACATCGTGGATCGAAACACCATTCCTGATACACTGACCTTCTAACTCTTTCAGGCGGAAATAACCATTGGAAGAATCTGTCACCACAACAGATGGATCAAATAGCTCAAGCAGATCTGACATGTTTCCCCGAAAGTCTGCTGTGATTATCAGGATATCAATAGGGACAGGCTCCGCCGGTATTATTGCCGGCACATACCTGTCATCGG is from Marinilabiliales bacterium and encodes:
- a CDS encoding glycosyltransferase, with the protein product MKILLIGPASPYRGGIANFNDSLYAALDRDHEPHIINYSLQYPGVLFPGRSQYEKGAPFTGARSRNLINSVNPFSWRYSSGQIAGMSPDLVIVHYWMPFFAPALGRIIRRIKRKTGVPVIGLLHNVEPHEGMPAARILNRYFLEACDGFITMSSTVSGDLDKLGVRKPVKQVFHPIYDIFGEPVSREFACHCLGLDTDLNYLLFFGIIRNYKGLCLLLKTFANRRIDHLNLRLLVAGEFYENETRYLDMVEELGLEKKIMFTNSFVPKEEVAWYFAAADLVVLPYLSATQSGVTQIAYNFERPMLVTNVGGLKEVVRHGHVGYVCEKDPEEIAAAIADFFDNDRAAEFTANIRSEKKKFSWEALVKGIGELFENIKAVHGGNP
- a CDS encoding threonylcarbamoyl-AMP synthase, producing the protein MLLKIHPANPSARSVEKVVRILEEGGLIIYPTDTVYGLGCDIYNTKAVEKVARIKELKLKHADFSFICHDFSHLSEYTKPIAGSYFKMLRKNLPGPFTFILPASSNVPKLFKNKKKTVGIRIPDNNIILEIVRQFGRPILTTSIHDDDEVLEYTTDPELIHEKFKLLVDVVIDGGFGNNIPSTVVDCTGDDPLIVRQGRGELKL
- a CDS encoding DUF4199 domain-containing protein, with product MEETKEKSLLKSTMNYGAMLGLALIIYSLLLWMLDLTDNTALGLVSYVIMITGIVLATKTYRDQELGGFISYGRALGVGTLTTVFAGVISAFFTYLLYKVIDPGLMDKMYLMMEEAYYEAGMSDSQIEMTMDMAKRFTNPVMMAVFGIFGSAFFGFLFSLITSIFLKKEGDPFESDAV
- a CDS encoding NUDIX domain-containing protein, whose translation is MHTDKQETGKFVIRVYGILTNSNKEVLLSDEYRFGMMMTKFPGGGLKFGEGPEDCLRREAMEELGQSVKIIEHFYTTGFYQKAMFFEDHQLLSIYYRIEPEDKVQFRISERPFDFPEKTGGSISFRWKNINKLNPDELTFPVDRHVAGLLKKEYLRNNF
- the fsa gene encoding fructose-6-phosphate aldolase, whose product is MKFFLDTANLEQIKTAQEMGIIDGVTTNPSLMAKEGITGQKNILDHYISICEIVDGDVSAEVISTEFEGMIAEGDKLASLHEQIVVKIPVIPDGIKAIKHLTKQKIRTNCTLIFNAGQALLAAKAGASYVSPFIGRLDDIGQDGMDLIYQIVHIFDIYGIETEIIAASIRNTNHILRCMEAGADVATCPLSAITGLLNHPLTDAGLEKFLADHRKLNK
- a CDS encoding glycosyltransferase; this translates as MDVSVVIPLYNEEESLPELVEWIKRVMRDNSLSFEIILVDDGSDDGSWSVIDDLSVKSQEIKAVRFRRNYGKSAALYTGFDISGGNVVVSMDADMQDDPDEIPELYRMIMDDGYDMVSGWKKKRYDPPGKRIPSRFFNYTARLVTGIKLHDFNCGLKAYRREVIKNIEVYGEMHRYIPMLVRDAGFANIGEKVVRHHSRKYGSTKFGMGRFIKGFLDLMSLSFVSRFGKRPMHLFGALGTLMFLVGLIAAVYLGSMKLFQLSRGIRMALLTDSPYFYLSLTAMILGTQLFLAGFIGEMITRNSPLRNSYEIENRINL